DNA from Thermococcus argininiproducens:
ACTGGTATCTCTTGACGTCTGGAATACTCTTTTAGATATCAACCTCATGCTTGAAAGTCTCGTAAAAGCACTATCAGAAATTTTAAAAATTCCAGAAGAAGAGACCATGAAAAAAGTCATTAAGACACGAGAAAAAATTAAAGAAATAAGAAAATCTCAAAGCGGCGACCCAGAGAAAGCCCTTGAAGAGAGTCAGGAACTCTTGGCCAAAGTGTTTAATGTCGATGTTGAAATCATAAAAAGAGCTACAACAAAAGCCACATTAAATGTCGACGAAAACATCATTTTACCCGGAGTTAAAGACACTCTAAAAGAGCTCCGCGGAAAATATATAATCACTACAACAGGCAATGTCATGTTCTGGTCCTCAGCTTACACAAGGCTTATTTTAGAGAGATTTGGCCTAGCAGAGTATATAACCAAACAATTCTATTCCGATGAAATTAAAGCATACAAACCGATGAAAGAAGCATTCTTAGCCCCCTTGAACTACTTCAACATTTCCCCAGCAGAAGCCATACACATTGGAGATACGAAAGCAGAGGATTTTGAAGGGGCCCTTAATGCGGGTCTTTATGCATGTTGGATAAACAAAGATGCAGAAAAGGTTGAACGAATTCACGAGAGGGGATTCATGGTTAAAAGCATTGAAGACCTTTTAGAAATTCTGTCCCAGTTCTAATTCCTAAAATTTTAAATAAAAAGAGAGATTAAAACTTTATGCCACCCATG
Protein-coding regions in this window:
- a CDS encoding HAD family hydrolase, with product MIRLVSLDVWNTLLDINLMLESLVKALSEILKIPEEETMKKVIKTREKIKEIRKSQSGDPEKALEESQELLAKVFNVDVEIIKRATTKATLNVDENIILPGVKDTLKELRGKYIITTTGNVMFWSSAYTRLILERFGLAEYITKQFYSDEIKAYKPMKEAFLAPLNYFNISPAEAIHIGDTKAEDFEGALNAGLYACWINKDAEKVERIHERGFMVKSIEDLLEILSQF